One genomic region from Candidatus Bathyarchaeia archaeon encodes:
- a CDS encoding superoxide dismutase has product MEQAKLYVLPQLPYGYGDLQPYMSEGQLRIHHSKHHQAYVNGANAILQRLDKARKENIDIDVKATLKELSWNVAGHLLHSLFWGNMAPPDKGGGKPGGKLADKISEEFGSFERFQKEFSQTAISVEGSGWAALTLCRQTGRLMLMQVEKHNVNVYPMFRILMVLDVFEHAYYIDYKNDRGKFIEAFWKIVNWDEVNRRLEEALK; this is encoded by the coding sequence ATGGAGCAAGCTAAACTGTATGTTTTGCCCCAGCTGCCTTATGGTTATGGAGATTTGCAGCCCTACATGTCCGAAGGACAGTTGAGAATCCACCACAGCAAGCACCACCAAGCCTACGTTAATGGGGCTAACGCCATACTCCAACGGCTGGATAAGGCGCGAAAAGAGAACATAGACATAGACGTTAAAGCCACACTTAAAGAGCTTTCATGGAACGTTGCCGGACACCTATTACATTCGCTTTTCTGGGGCAACATGGCACCGCCAGACAAGGGCGGCGGAAAACCCGGCGGAAAATTAGCCGACAAAATCTCCGAAGAATTTGGAAGCTTTGAGCGTTTCCAGAAGGAGTTTTCCCAAACAGCCATAAGCGTTGAGGGTTCTGGATGGGCGGCTTTAACCCTTTGTAGGCAGACTGGTCGCCTAATGCTGATGCAAGTGGAGAAGCATAACGTGAACGTTTATCCAATGTTCCGTATCCTCATGGTTCTCGACGTTTTCGAGCACGCCTACTACATAGACTACAAGAACGACAGAGGCAAATTCATTGAGGCTTTCTGGAAAATTGTCAACTGGGACGAAGTTAATAGGCGACTGGAAGAGGCACTAAAATAA
- a CDS encoding zinc metalloprotease HtpX: MGRLAELKLAMGTSIFLVAFIFALFLAAIMIIFQFSLIYAIIGTALFILIQYLIGPAVVASSTRLRYLEKGENPWLEETVKELADKSGLPMPKLAIVPDETPNAFVFGRTAKDATLAVHEGLLKRLNKDEIRGVIGHELGHIKHKDFIVMTVLSALPLLAYLIARATWEAGRWAPASKKKEEGSIKAAFFAVAIISYIVYIISLLCVMGLSRLREHYADAYSAYLTGSPRSLQSALAKITYGLSLSPKPPSGARTFYIGDPAMAKLEISSIMEKKAEYDLDRDGVLDERELELAMEKEAKSTWAKINTWFSTHPPTFKRILLLREIEMEMESGRFTGDRIYAKI; the protein is encoded by the coding sequence TTGGGCAGGCTAGCCGAACTAAAACTTGCAATGGGCACATCCATATTTCTAGTGGCTTTCATATTTGCGCTCTTTTTGGCGGCGATAATGATAATCTTTCAATTCAGCCTCATCTACGCCATAATAGGCACAGCACTATTCATACTCATCCAATATTTGATTGGACCAGCGGTGGTGGCAAGTTCAACAAGGCTCCGCTATTTGGAAAAGGGAGAAAACCCTTGGCTTGAAGAAACAGTGAAAGAGTTAGCCGATAAATCCGGACTGCCAATGCCAAAACTGGCTATTGTGCCAGACGAAACGCCAAACGCTTTTGTCTTTGGAAGAACAGCCAAAGATGCCACCCTAGCAGTGCATGAAGGACTCCTCAAAAGGCTTAACAAGGACGAAATCAGGGGCGTAATAGGCCACGAGCTTGGCCACATAAAACACAAAGACTTCATCGTCATGACAGTACTTTCGGCATTACCGCTCCTAGCCTATTTGATTGCGAGGGCAACATGGGAAGCTGGAAGGTGGGCCCCAGCATCAAAAAAGAAGGAGGAAGGTAGCATAAAGGCAGCATTTTTCGCAGTGGCAATAATCTCCTACATCGTTTACATCATTTCGCTCTTATGTGTCATGGGTTTAAGCAGGCTACGGGAGCACTACGCTGACGCCTATTCCGCCTACTTGACTGGGTCGCCTAGAAGCCTCCAAAGCGCCCTAGCAAAAATCACTTACGGTTTGTCGCTTTCGCCAAAACCGCCATCCGGTGCTAGAACCTTCTATATTGGTGACCCGGCGATGGCTAAGCTGGAAATATCCTCCATAATGGAGAAGAAGGCAGAATACGACTTGGATAGGGACGGCGTCTTAGACGAGCGGGAACTGGAACTGGCCATGGAGAAGGAGGCAAAATCCACATGGGCGAAAATCAACACCTGGTTCTCAACGCACCCGCCTACGTTCAAGCGAATTCTGCTTTTGCGCGAAATTGAAATGGAGATGGAAAGTGGAAGATTCACCGGCGACCGCATATACGCAAAAATCTAG
- a CDS encoding OsmC family protein encodes MQKLRSTAKLVKDLRIAVDNGRAHSVCLDLPPELGTDMGPTALELGVMSYAGCFATIFALMAKKMRVQLRDLEVKLEAVKSEEAGTVTEAALNITVKTDAPEDTVQRIFKLTVENCPVGKLFEKAGVKVSYNIKTEK; translated from the coding sequence GTGCAAAAGCTTCGCTCAACAGCCAAACTTGTAAAGGACCTGCGAATAGCCGTTGACAATGGAAGAGCCCACAGCGTATGCTTAGACCTACCGCCAGAACTTGGAACAGACATGGGACCAACAGCCCTCGAGCTAGGCGTTATGAGCTATGCCGGATGCTTCGCCACAATCTTCGCTTTAATGGCTAAGAAAATGAGGGTTCAACTCAGAGACTTGGAGGTTAAGCTTGAAGCCGTAAAATCCGAAGAGGCTGGAACAGTAACAGAAGCAGCCTTGAACATAACCGTCAAAACCGACGCCCCGGAAGACACAGTCCAGAGGATTTTCAAGCTGACAGTGGAAAACTGCCCGGTCGGGAAGCTTTTCGAAAAAGCCGGAGTCAAAGTAAGCTACAACATTAAGACAGAAAAATAG
- a CDS encoding CoA-binding protein: MEASVKQLDAFFNPKSVAVVGATKKINKAGHVIFKNFVENKRRGVFKGELYPVNPHEDYILGFQCYPKLTKIPGKIELVVIVVPAEIVPEIMEDAAAKKVEAVVIISSGFGEIGNHELERKVVEIAKKAGIRVLGPNCLGVYDSKTGVDMLFLPETKILTTGEEVVATPRPMRGNIAIVTQSGAFGVAALDYLAGRQIGISKFVSFGNKSDVDEAEMLHYLYYDDETKVILLYVEDIKNGKAFIEAASKVTKKKPVIALKAGKTEAGARAAASHTGAMAGSDQIYNAAFAQTGILRVRDMEEFFDAAKAFVMQPPAAGKNVAIITDAGGPGILAADECETQGLVVKRFSEKTLQKFETLKREGKLPKFATNLNPVDVTGSATSEMFELAADIVFQDPEVHGILLLGLHHTPALQEDYIDRVAKVASKYEKPIVACDIGETEMALHTRSRFEKLGIPAYSSPEDAARAMSALVKYGLYLKKKGYFKEYLQNFFKERRK, translated from the coding sequence TTGGAAGCTTCTGTTAAACAGCTTGACGCCTTCTTTAATCCGAAGTCTGTGGCCGTTGTCGGTGCCACTAAAAAAATAAACAAGGCTGGACACGTCATATTCAAAAACTTTGTTGAAAACAAGAGGAGAGGTGTTTTTAAGGGAGAGCTTTACCCCGTAAATCCCCACGAAGACTACATTTTAGGCTTTCAATGTTATCCAAAACTGACAAAAATTCCTGGAAAAATTGAACTTGTTGTTATAGTTGTCCCAGCGGAAATTGTTCCAGAAATAATGGAGGACGCCGCAGCCAAGAAGGTTGAAGCCGTCGTCATAATCAGCTCTGGTTTCGGAGAAATTGGAAACCATGAACTGGAAAGGAAAGTTGTTGAAATTGCGAAAAAGGCTGGGATAAGGGTTCTCGGCCCCAACTGTCTGGGAGTCTACGACTCCAAAACCGGTGTGGACATGCTCTTCTTGCCAGAAACAAAGATTTTGACGACCGGCGAGGAGGTTGTTGCAACACCTAGACCGATGAGGGGAAACATAGCCATAGTAACCCAAAGCGGAGCCTTTGGAGTGGCAGCCCTCGACTACTTGGCTGGAAGGCAAATAGGCATCAGCAAATTTGTAAGTTTTGGGAACAAAAGCGACGTGGACGAAGCAGAGATGCTCCACTACCTATACTACGACGACGAAACCAAAGTGATATTGCTATATGTTGAAGACATCAAGAATGGGAAAGCCTTTATCGAAGCGGCATCAAAAGTCACAAAGAAAAAGCCAGTAATAGCCCTAAAAGCCGGCAAAACAGAAGCCGGAGCAAGAGCGGCAGCATCCCACACAGGCGCCATGGCAGGCTCAGACCAAATTTACAACGCTGCTTTTGCGCAGACTGGAATTTTAAGGGTTAGGGACATGGAAGAATTCTTTGACGCAGCGAAAGCCTTCGTTATGCAGCCGCCAGCCGCTGGAAAAAATGTGGCAATAATAACGGACGCTGGCGGCCCCGGAATATTGGCGGCTGACGAATGTGAAACGCAAGGGCTGGTGGTTAAGCGGTTCTCCGAGAAAACTCTTCAAAAGTTCGAAACACTTAAGCGGGAGGGAAAACTGCCAAAGTTTGCAACAAACCTAAACCCTGTTGACGTAACTGGTTCTGCCACCTCTGAAATGTTCGAGTTGGCAGCCGACATAGTCTTCCAAGACCCAGAAGTTCATGGAATACTGCTCCTTGGACTACACCACACGCCTGCACTGCAAGAAGACTACATCGATAGGGTGGCGAAGGTTGCCAGCAAATACGAAAAGCCCATTGTTGCATGCGACATCGGCGAAACCGAAATGGCTCTGCACACACGCTCAAGATTCGAAAAACTTGGAATTCCGGCATACTCCTCACCAGAAGATGCCGCAAGAGCCATGAGCGCCCTCGTAAAGTACGGATTATACCTGAAAAAGAAAGGATACTTTAAAGAGTACTTGCAAAATTTCTTTAAGGAAAGGCGCAAATAA
- a CDS encoding flavodoxin domain-containing protein has protein sequence MPKILILYYSRTGNTEKMAKAVAEGAKTVQGIDVELTYHATPEQLKEYDAIIVGAPTYHHDTTLDIKMLFEEAAVKGINLKGKVGAAFGSYGWSGEAPKLVIEILKNKFEMDVTEPPLLIRYTPDATGLEKCRELGRRIAQRLVKA, from the coding sequence ATGCCGAAAATCCTAATCCTCTATTATAGTAGGACTGGAAACACTGAGAAAATGGCTAAGGCTGTGGCTGAGGGAGCCAAAACAGTACAAGGCATAGATGTTGAGTTAACCTATCATGCAACGCCAGAACAATTAAAAGAATATGATGCTATAATTGTTGGCGCTCCTACATATCACCATGACACAACCCTCGACATCAAGATGCTCTTTGAAGAAGCCGCCGTAAAAGGCATAAACTTGAAGGGAAAGGTTGGCGCTGCCTTCGGGTCTTATGGCTGGAGCGGTGAAGCCCCAAAGCTTGTCATTGAAATTTTGAAGAACAAGTTTGAGATGGACGTGACTGAACCGCCATTGCTAATAAGGTACACGCCGGACGCAACGGGTTTGGAAAAGTGCAGAGAACTTGGGCGGAGAATTGCTCAGAGGCTTGTCAAGGCTTAA
- a CDS encoding coenzyme F420-0:L-glutamate ligase, whose protein sequence is MPRYKAYAITTKCWRPGEDYVGQIIKSIEGKVSNGDFIIISEKAIATATGNIVDESKVEPSLNAKIIAKVWMPLVWGYFLGQICHLRRKLIERLRSYPRDAGSRHKQVALQYAGLLQALMFGSEGGIDGTNLPYAYVCLPLKNAQAIAEKIQRKILKALGRKVCVIIADTDKTYSFRNFHFTPRPKPIKGIYNLGGFIAYVVGRALKLKRRATPIAVAGQPIPAEEALTIAEIANRARGYGAGRTVWDMAEKFNVDLAEVSWEMLEKIKHKPIVIMHRVS, encoded by the coding sequence TTGCCAAGGTATAAGGCATACGCCATAACAACAAAGTGCTGGCGACCCGGGGAAGACTATGTAGGGCAGATAATTAAAAGCATTGAGGGGAAAGTTTCAAACGGAGACTTTATTATTATATCGGAAAAAGCCATTGCAACAGCCACTGGCAACATTGTGGACGAAAGCAAAGTAGAGCCAAGCCTAAATGCAAAAATTATCGCAAAAGTTTGGATGCCACTTGTTTGGGGCTATTTTCTCGGTCAAATATGCCACTTGCGAAGAAAGCTCATAGAAAGACTTAGAAGCTATCCACGGGATGCTGGAAGTCGCCACAAGCAAGTTGCCCTCCAATATGCTGGTTTACTGCAAGCTCTGATGTTTGGCTCTGAAGGAGGCATAGATGGAACAAACCTTCCATACGCTTATGTTTGCTTACCCCTAAAAAACGCCCAAGCCATAGCCGAAAAAATACAAAGAAAAATTTTGAAAGCACTTGGGCGGAAAGTTTGCGTCATAATTGCCGACACGGATAAGACATACTCTTTCAGAAATTTCCATTTTACGCCTAGACCAAAACCAATAAAGGGAATCTATAACCTTGGAGGCTTCATCGCCTACGTTGTCGGGCGAGCGTTGAAGCTGAAGAGAAGGGCAACCCCAATAGCAGTGGCTGGACAACCCATCCCAGCAGAAGAAGCATTAACGATTGCGGAGATTGCAAACCGCGCTAGGGGTTATGGGGCTGGCAGGACCGTCTGGGACATGGCTGAAAAATTCAATGTTGACTTGGCTGAAGTAAGCTGGGAGATGCTGGAAAAGATAAAACACAAACCAATAGTAATAATGCACCGAGTTTCTTAG
- a CDS encoding Lrp/AsnC family transcriptional regulator: MDELDLKILKLLEEDGRLTFIDIAKKLRLSESTIRKRVQALKENGVIKRFTVEMDPAKIGLNTVAIVGIDVDPPKLLEVAQKLCEFKEIRCVATSTGDHMIMTEIWTEDGRELTRLISEKIGPIEGVKKICPAIILEKLKG, encoded by the coding sequence ATAGACGAACTTGACCTAAAAATCCTAAAACTTCTAGAGGAAGACGGACGCCTAACTTTCATAGACATAGCCAAAAAATTAAGGCTGAGCGAATCAACAATAAGGAAAAGGGTTCAAGCTCTAAAAGAAAACGGCGTAATAAAAAGGTTCACGGTGGAAATGGACCCAGCTAAAATAGGCCTAAACACCGTTGCAATAGTTGGCATAGACGTGGATCCGCCTAAACTTTTGGAGGTAGCCCAAAAACTCTGCGAGTTCAAAGAAATCCGATGCGTAGCCACGTCCACGGGAGACCACATGATAATGACCGAAATATGGACGGAGGACGGACGCGAACTCACAAGACTTATTTCGGAAAAAATTGGGCCTATTGAAGGCGTCAAGAAAATTTGTCCGGCAATAATTCTAGAGAAACTGAAAGGCTGA
- a CDS encoding copper-translocating P-type ATPase has translation MSTHSHHAHHVGEFKRRFLVSLALTVPILLLSEMIQMWLGLEWIKIPYQKEVLSLLSIIVYLYGGWPFLKGLYQEVKGRQPGMMTLIGMAVSVAMFYSLGTVYFSISGKDFFWELATLIDVMLLGHWIEAKSVMGASMALEELVRIMPTTAHLIKNGEIIDTPVSQLKKGDVVLVRPGEKIPSDGVVVEGESYVNEALLTGESRPIGKKVGEKVVGGSINGEGILKVRIERIGEETYLAQVIKLVRQAQESRSRTQDLANRAAALLFYVALSVGIITFAAWSFMTSWDFAIERAVTVLVIACPHALGLAIPLVVALSTSITAKSGILIRDRRAFEMMKDINAVVFDKTGTLTVGKFGVTDIVSFIPEEELLRLTAGVELNSEHVIAKAIVEYAESKGVKIPQAKGFKALPGRGAYGKVGRREVYVGSVNLLEELKIAVEDPRIRKLQDQGKTVVFTVVDGKLAGAFALADSIREESREAVRKLKENGVKVYMLTGDSEEVARWVAKELSIDSYFARVLPDKKAEKIRRLKEEGYRVAMVGDGVNDAPALVTADVGIAIGAGTDVAIESADIILVKNDPRDVVKVIDISRKTYSKMVQNLWWAAGYNIITIPVAAGILSGFGVTLPAAVGAIIMSFSTVIVALNSQTLRKYEPEEVKAIMAKKTLVKDPVCGMKIDPETAFSKVEHESRIIYFCSKMCEEEFKKNPKKYIK, from the coding sequence TTGAGCACTCACAGCCATCACGCCCACCACGTTGGGGAGTTTAAGCGGCGATTTTTAGTTTCGCTAGCACTAACGGTGCCAATTCTACTTCTTTCAGAAATGATTCAGATGTGGCTCGGCCTAGAATGGATAAAAATCCCCTACCAGAAAGAGGTGTTGTCCCTCCTATCCATAATTGTCTACCTTTATGGCGGGTGGCCTTTCCTAAAAGGCTTGTATCAAGAGGTTAAGGGCAGACAGCCCGGCATGATGACGCTTATTGGCATGGCTGTTTCTGTGGCCATGTTTTACTCGCTTGGAACAGTCTACTTCTCCATAAGCGGCAAAGATTTCTTCTGGGAACTCGCAACCCTAATTGATGTTATGCTTTTGGGGCATTGGATTGAGGCAAAAAGCGTTATGGGCGCTTCTATGGCTTTGGAGGAGCTTGTCCGAATAATGCCAACAACAGCCCACCTAATAAAAAACGGCGAAATCATAGACACCCCAGTCTCACAGCTGAAAAAGGGCGATGTTGTTCTTGTGAGACCCGGCGAGAAAATCCCGTCCGACGGCGTTGTTGTTGAAGGCGAATCATATGTTAATGAGGCCTTGTTAACCGGAGAGTCCAGGCCAATAGGCAAAAAGGTTGGCGAAAAAGTTGTTGGAGGCTCAATAAATGGCGAAGGCATACTAAAAGTTCGGATAGAACGTATCGGTGAAGAAACTTACCTGGCACAAGTTATTAAACTGGTTAGGCAAGCCCAGGAAAGCCGCTCGCGAACGCAGGATTTGGCGAACAGAGCCGCCGCGCTCCTTTTCTATGTGGCGTTAAGCGTCGGCATAATAACCTTCGCAGCTTGGTCTTTTATGACTAGTTGGGATTTTGCCATCGAAAGGGCTGTAACAGTTCTTGTTATCGCTTGCCCCCATGCTTTAGGATTAGCCATACCATTGGTTGTTGCTCTTTCCACATCCATAACAGCAAAGAGCGGAATCCTCATAAGGGATAGGCGGGCCTTCGAAATGATGAAAGACATTAACGCCGTTGTTTTCGACAAGACTGGCACATTGACTGTTGGAAAATTCGGAGTCACCGACATTGTCTCCTTCATACCGGAAGAGGAGCTTTTGAGGCTTACGGCAGGTGTGGAGCTAAACTCTGAACATGTAATAGCAAAAGCCATAGTAGAATATGCCGAAAGCAAAGGCGTCAAAATTCCACAAGCCAAGGGTTTTAAGGCTTTGCCTGGTAGGGGCGCCTATGGAAAAGTTGGGAGAAGAGAAGTTTATGTTGGTAGCGTAAACCTCCTTGAAGAGTTGAAAATAGCCGTTGAAGATCCGAGAATAAGGAAACTGCAAGACCAAGGCAAGACGGTTGTTTTCACGGTTGTGGATGGAAAACTTGCTGGTGCATTCGCGTTGGCAGACAGCATAAGGGAGGAATCCCGCGAAGCCGTCAGAAAATTGAAAGAAAACGGCGTCAAGGTTTACATGTTAACCGGAGATTCTGAAGAGGTTGCCCGATGGGTTGCAAAAGAGCTTAGCATAGACAGCTATTTCGCGCGGGTTCTCCCAGATAAAAAGGCTGAGAAAATTAGGCGTCTAAAAGAGGAAGGCTACCGAGTAGCCATGGTCGGCGACGGCGTGAATGACGCACCAGCACTTGTTACGGCGGATGTTGGAATAGCCATAGGCGCTGGAACAGATGTAGCCATAGAAAGCGCAGACATAATCCTAGTTAAAAACGACCCACGAGACGTGGTGAAAGTCATAGATATCTCGCGCAAAACATATTCAAAGATGGTTCAAAACCTATGGTGGGCTGCAGGCTACAACATAATAACAATTCCAGTAGCAGCTGGAATCCTCTCAGGTTTTGGAGTGACACTTCCAGCAGCTGTCGGCGCAATAATAATGTCCTTCAGCACAGTTATAGTAGCATTAAACAGTCAAACTTTAAGGAAGTATGAACCAGAGGAGGTGAAAGCTATTATGGCAAAGAAAACCCTTGTAAAAGACCCAGTTTGCGGAATGAAGATAGACCCAGAAACGGCGTTTAGCAAAGTTGAGCATGAAAGCCGCATAATCTACTTCTGCTCCAAAATGTGCGAGGAAGAGTTTAAGAAAAACCCAAAGAAGTACATAAAATAA
- a CDS encoding rubredoxin yields the protein MEKWECIICGYIYDPEAGDPEHGIKPGTPFEALPENWVCPVCGAPKDQFVKKS from the coding sequence TTGGAAAAGTGGGAGTGCATAATCTGTGGGTATATATATGACCCTGAGGCCGGAGACCCAGAGCACGGCATAAAACCCGGAACACCCTTTGAGGCTTTACCAGAAAACTGGGTTTGCCCAGTTTGCGGCGCCCCAAAGGACCAGTTTGTAAAGAAAAGTTAG
- a CDS encoding DUF120 domain-containing protein, with translation MTEECETPTKTVCVKGKIVSGVGEGSFFTMLSWVRRQIREKLGFAPYPGTLNLKLTGEYLDVRKLLEDAKAIEILPEPGYCRGKCFRAYIGHDVVCAVVLPCVENYPRDVLEIIAPSNLREKLKLKNGDELEVRIAFE, from the coding sequence ATGACTGAAGAATGTGAAACGCCGACAAAAACGGTATGTGTGAAGGGCAAAATAGTTTCCGGAGTGGGAGAGGGCTCGTTTTTCACTATGCTATCATGGGTTAGACGGCAGATAAGAGAAAAGCTTGGTTTTGCTCCCTATCCTGGAACGCTGAACTTGAAACTTACCGGCGAATATTTAGATGTTAGGAAGTTGCTGGAAGATGCAAAAGCCATCGAGATTTTACCGGAACCAGGATACTGTAGAGGAAAATGTTTTAGGGCGTACATCGGGCATGATGTAGTGTGTGCCGTTGTGCTGCCATGCGTAGAAAACTATCCCAGAGACGTTTTAGAAATTATTGCGCCTTCTAATTTGAGGGAAAAGTTGAAGCTTAAAAATGGTGACGAATTGGAAGTTAGGATAGCCTTTGAATAG
- a CDS encoding ferritin-like domain-containing protein translates to MGGELLRGLSRLNIDIKIVHPVQYKWETEMPSKDELLTFIKRQIEVENEIVDSLNEALKNIRNPSVKGVLRGISLDSLKHAEMYDAALKLLTTTQQALAQEHLDKQRSLVERHIQIEAELIKKINDMLPTVENEKVKLLLTAILADEKRHHELLKEVLEIIVKGETITEEDWWDILWKNVPFHGAPGG, encoded by the coding sequence TTGGGCGGAGAATTGCTCAGAGGCTTGTCAAGGCTTAACATAGACATTAAAATAGTCCATCCAGTTCAATATAAGTGGGAAACTGAAATGCCCTCGAAAGATGAGCTTTTAACCTTCATAAAGCGACAAATCGAAGTTGAAAATGAAATTGTCGATTCGCTTAACGAAGCTCTTAAAAACATCAGGAATCCCTCCGTTAAAGGCGTTTTGAGAGGAATTTCGCTGGATTCCCTAAAACATGCTGAGATGTACGACGCAGCTTTGAAGCTTCTAACCACAACCCAGCAGGCACTTGCGCAGGAACACCTTGACAAACAAAGAAGCCTTGTGGAGAGGCATATCCAAATCGAAGCTGAACTCATAAAGAAGATAAACGACATGCTGCCAACAGTTGAAAATGAGAAGGTTAAGCTCCTCCTAACAGCCATACTAGCCGACGAAAAAAGGCATCATGAACTCCTAAAGGAAGTTTTAGAAATCATCGTGAAGGGCGAGACAATAACAGAAGAAGATTGGTGGGACATCCTCTGGAAAAACGTGCCATTCCATGGAGCGCCAGGCGGATAG
- a CDS encoding peroxiredoxin, translated as MEKIEEKKPLLSLGEIVPDFEAVTTHGKIRLSDFKGKWVILFSHPADFTPVCTTEFVAFAQIYPELAKRNVQLIGLSIDSVYSHIAWVRTIKEKLGVTIPFPVIADLDMKVANLFGMIHPKQSTTAAVRCVFVIDPEMKLRAMIYYPLNVGRNMDEILRLIDALQTADKHKVALPANWRPGDPVIVPPPTTQEEAEKRLQEGYECVDWFLCKKRLP; from the coding sequence ATGGAAAAAATTGAGGAGAAAAAGCCTCTCTTGAGTCTCGGCGAAATAGTCCCAGATTTTGAGGCCGTGACAACACACGGCAAGATAAGACTTTCAGACTTTAAAGGAAAATGGGTCATCCTATTTTCGCATCCAGCAGATTTTACGCCGGTCTGCACAACAGAGTTTGTAGCCTTCGCCCAAATATATCCAGAACTTGCTAAGCGCAACGTCCAACTCATAGGGTTAAGCATCGACAGCGTCTACTCCCACATTGCATGGGTTAGAACAATAAAGGAGAAGCTCGGCGTAACCATACCGTTCCCGGTTATCGCCGACTTGGACATGAAAGTCGCAAATCTATTTGGCATGATACACCCCAAACAAAGCACAACAGCAGCGGTGCGCTGCGTCTTTGTAATAGACCCGGAAATGAAGCTTAGGGCAATGATATACTATCCACTGAACGTCGGGAGAAACATGGACGAAATTTTGAGGCTAATTGATGCACTGCAAACAGCCGACAAGCACAAGGTGGCTCTGCCAGCGAACTGGAGACCAGGCGACCCAGTTATAGTGCCGCCACCTACAACGCAAGAAGAGGCTGAAAAACGCTTGCAAGAGGGCTATGAGTGCGTTGACTGGTTCCTCTGCAAGAAGAGGCTCCCATAA
- the thyX gene encoding FAD-dependent thymidylate synthase, producing MRVRLLRYTADPELLCGAAALTSSRSGNPSEIFDSIDLDRARQTIRRVTGYGHMSVIEHASFTFSIEEVSRALTHQLVRHRIASYTQQSQRYVTYDTLKKYVTPPTIAQNSEAKKIFDETLESISATYKKLLELGIPKEDARYILPNAAKTNIVVTMNARELRHFFNLRCCARSQWELREVATEMLRQVKKAAPSLFENAGPTCVELGFCPEGKMKPPECNIEEIKKQFKNL from the coding sequence ATGAGGGTTAGGCTTCTCCGTTATACGGCGGACCCCGAACTTCTTTGTGGGGCTGCAGCCCTAACATCGTCAAGAAGCGGAAATCCATCCGAAATTTTTGATAGCATAGATTTGGATAGGGCTAGGCAGACAATTAGGCGTGTGACTGGTTATGGACATATGTCGGTGATTGAGCATGCATCCTTTACTTTCAGCATAGAAGAGGTTTCAAGGGCTTTGACCCACCAGCTTGTCAGGCATCGCATCGCATCCTACACGCAGCAGAGCCAACGTTACGTGACATATGACACATTGAAAAAGTATGTGACGCCGCCCACTATAGCCCAAAATTCAGAGGCAAAGAAAATCTTCGACGAAACATTAGAAAGTATATCAGCCACCTATAAGAAACTCTTGGAGTTGGGCATTCCGAAAGAAGATGCGCGGTATATTCTTCCAAACGCTGCAAAAACAAACATTGTTGTCACCATGAACGCTCGTGAGCTCCGCCACTTCTTCAATTTGCGGTGCTGCGCCCGCTCCCAATGGGAACTCCGCGAAGTCGCAACAGAAATGCTCCGACAAGTGAAGAAGGCGGCGCCGTCGCTTTTCGAGAATGCCGGGCCAACATGCGTTGAGCTTGGCTTTTGCCCAGAAGGAAAAATGAAACCGCCAGAATGCAACATTGAAGAAATTAAAAAGCAGTTCAAAAACCTCTAA